A region from the Arthrobacter roseus genome encodes:
- a CDS encoding Ppx/GppA phosphatase family protein, translating into MSRVAAIDCGTNSIRLLIADADQGALTDVVRLMRVVRLGEGVDATGRFSDAALERTLAATREYAELIEQHDAGRIRFVATSATRDAANREVFFDGVRELLGVEPEVISGDEEASLSFQGAASVLSLDQADNLLVVDLGGGSTEFVMGNADGVTAARSMNMGCVRFTEKFLSTDPPTASEIAMAVGSARELIHSASIDVPLSQATALVGVAGSVTTITAHALGLEEYSSEAIHGTELPQQLTADACTDLLTMPRSVRGELPYMHPGRVDVIGAGALIWRTIIDELAERTNGRIASTITSEHDILDGIALSIASSERR; encoded by the coding sequence ATGAGCAGGGTGGCCGCCATTGACTGCGGCACAAACTCGATCCGACTCCTGATAGCCGACGCCGACCAAGGCGCCCTCACCGACGTGGTGAGACTGATGCGCGTGGTCCGGCTAGGCGAAGGCGTTGATGCCACGGGCAGGTTCAGCGACGCAGCACTCGAACGCACCCTTGCAGCAACACGGGAGTACGCGGAACTGATTGAACAGCACGACGCCGGCCGGATTCGATTCGTTGCAACCTCGGCTACCCGCGACGCCGCCAACCGGGAGGTCTTCTTTGATGGTGTCCGCGAGCTTCTCGGTGTGGAACCGGAGGTCATCAGTGGCGATGAGGAAGCGTCCCTGTCCTTCCAAGGTGCGGCCAGTGTGTTGAGCCTGGATCAAGCTGACAATCTGCTGGTGGTGGACCTCGGTGGCGGCAGCACCGAATTCGTCATGGGTAACGCTGACGGAGTCACAGCCGCGAGGAGTATGAACATGGGCTGCGTCCGGTTCACGGAAAAGTTCCTGTCAACCGATCCGCCCACGGCGTCGGAAATCGCCATGGCTGTCGGGAGTGCGCGCGAGCTGATCCACTCGGCGTCCATTGACGTCCCCCTTTCGCAGGCCACAGCCCTGGTGGGGGTGGCTGGCAGCGTTACCACTATCACGGCACACGCTCTGGGCCTGGAGGAATACAGTTCCGAGGCCATTCACGGGACTGAATTGCCCCAGCAGCTTACTGCGGATGCATGTACTGATCTGCTGACAATGCCGCGATCGGTCCGTGGGGAACTGCCGTATATGCACCCCGGAAGGGTAGACGTTATTGGCGCCGGCGCACTGATCTGGCGGACCATCATCGACGAACTAGCTGAACGCACCAATGGCCGAATCGCCTCGACCATCACCAGCGAACACGACATCCTGGATGGAATCGCTCTGAGCATCGCATCGTCGGAACGGCGCTGA
- a CDS encoding S8 family peptidase: protein MTAASRRTLSAVVVLVLLGTWAAAPAGAADDIRSKEYWLEDYGITEAWKTSKGKGVKVAVIDSGVDGSHPDLKGVVVGGTDVSGVGAADGQQGIGITPEHGTLVASLLAGRGHVDKGPSVSPSPSAKPDPMDRYGRGPEGIVGVAPEAEILAVSAFIGQDNPGGISIDEQIPNAVRWAVDHGAQVINMSLGSTSASWPKAWDAAFLYAEQHDVVIITAAGNRGVGMVQVGAPATIPGVLAVAGLDVEGRASWDSSSQGITIGVAAPAEKLVGALPGGLYANWSGTSGAAPLVAGVAALIRAEYPDMSAAQVINRIITTATDAGVPGLDPIYGYGVLDAAAAVTEPVPVVAVNPLGTISDWIRVHRRGAVPTPTAAQPPSKEDKPAEPLAPEPTVPAAVEPASEHSGLPALIMLGFGTLIVFIAGAGGYHVLQARRQTGETSLDDADDEAS from the coding sequence ATGACCGCAGCCTCTCGACGCACCCTCAGCGCCGTCGTCGTGCTGGTTCTTTTGGGTACCTGGGCCGCGGCCCCGGCAGGTGCTGCTGATGATATCCGCAGCAAGGAGTACTGGCTCGAGGATTACGGCATCACAGAAGCCTGGAAGACGTCTAAGGGAAAGGGCGTCAAAGTTGCTGTCATCGACAGCGGTGTGGACGGTAGCCACCCGGATCTGAAGGGCGTTGTAGTTGGCGGTACGGACGTTTCCGGGGTTGGTGCCGCAGATGGCCAACAGGGCATTGGCATAACGCCGGAGCACGGCACACTCGTTGCTTCGCTGCTCGCCGGGCGCGGGCATGTTGATAAAGGTCCTTCGGTATCGCCTTCCCCGAGCGCCAAACCAGACCCCATGGACCGCTACGGTCGTGGGCCCGAAGGGATCGTGGGTGTTGCTCCGGAGGCAGAAATACTTGCAGTATCCGCCTTCATCGGGCAGGACAATCCGGGCGGGATCAGCATTGACGAACAGATCCCGAACGCCGTCCGATGGGCCGTGGACCACGGTGCGCAAGTCATCAATATGTCTTTAGGCAGCACTTCCGCTTCCTGGCCCAAGGCGTGGGACGCAGCCTTTCTGTATGCCGAACAGCACGACGTCGTCATCATCACGGCGGCTGGAAACCGTGGGGTGGGCATGGTGCAGGTAGGCGCTCCCGCTACGATCCCCGGTGTCTTGGCCGTTGCTGGACTTGATGTCGAAGGCAGGGCAAGTTGGGACTCATCGTCCCAGGGGATCACCATCGGGGTTGCTGCTCCGGCGGAGAAACTCGTGGGAGCACTGCCCGGAGGGCTCTATGCCAACTGGTCCGGAACCTCAGGCGCCGCACCCCTGGTCGCGGGCGTCGCTGCTCTGATCAGGGCTGAATATCCTGATATGTCTGCGGCGCAGGTCATCAATCGGATCATCACGACCGCCACTGACGCCGGGGTGCCCGGTCTTGACCCGATCTATGGATACGGAGTGCTCGATGCGGCGGCTGCGGTGACGGAGCCAGTCCCCGTGGTGGCAGTGAATCCGCTGGGTACCATCAGTGATTGGATCCGGGTCCATCGCCGTGGAGCCGTACCAACGCCCACCGCGGCGCAGCCTCCATCGAAGGAGGACAAGCCTGCCGAACCGTTGGCGCCCGAGCCAACCGTGCCAGCGGCGGTCGAACCAGCCTCGGAGCATTCCGGATTGCCCGCGCTCATCATGTTGGGTTTCGGCACGCTGATCGTTTTCATCGCGGGTGCGGGTGGATATCACGTCCTCCAGGCGCGCCGTCAAACCGGCGAAACTTCCCTTGACGACGCTGACGATGAGGCCTCGTGA
- a CDS encoding NAD(P)/FAD-dependent oxidoreductase: MASHPEFIDRPRVLVVGGGYVGLYVAMKLQKKVRAHGGIVTVVDPVPYMTYQPFLPEVAAGNIEARHAVVSHRTHLGASELISGRVTSIDHAQRKAVVAPVDGSAPFELGYRDVVIAAGAITRTFPIKGLAEQGIGMKSIEEAVAVRNKVLERIETASLLQDGPERRRMLTFVVVGGGFAGIETIAEIEDLARATVAKNDRLTHEDLRFVLVEAMGRIMPEVTEEQALWVVDHLRSRGIQVLLNTSLANAEGGLLQLINMPDKSAADEFEADTLIWTAGVQANPMVRFTDFPIDDRGRVRANAELRITGDDGPIDGAWAAGDVSAVPDLSGGGVGGFCVPNAQHAVRQAKRLAANLYAERYGVGRVAEYKHKNLGAVAGFGVYKGVANIMGLKLRGVLAWAAHRGYHGMAMPTFERKFRVLSGWFSSLLFRRDTTQLMDLQTPRRQFEEAATPKPKPAAQEAPATAQDSADNRTAEKQPAN, encoded by the coding sequence ATGGCATCCCATCCTGAATTTATTGATCGTCCGCGCGTTCTTGTTGTCGGCGGCGGCTATGTTGGTCTGTATGTAGCCATGAAACTGCAGAAGAAGGTTCGGGCGCATGGTGGCATCGTGACTGTCGTTGATCCGGTCCCCTACATGACGTACCAGCCCTTTCTGCCTGAAGTAGCGGCCGGAAACATCGAGGCGCGTCACGCTGTTGTATCCCACCGCACCCACCTCGGCGCGAGTGAACTCATCAGTGGCCGAGTCACCTCCATTGACCACGCGCAGCGCAAGGCAGTAGTGGCTCCGGTAGATGGTTCCGCTCCATTCGAGCTTGGTTACCGCGACGTCGTGATTGCCGCTGGTGCGATCACTCGCACGTTCCCCATCAAGGGTTTGGCAGAACAGGGTATCGGCATGAAATCCATTGAAGAAGCCGTTGCCGTGAGGAACAAGGTGCTTGAGCGCATCGAAACCGCATCTCTTCTCCAGGACGGCCCGGAACGTCGGCGGATGCTCACATTTGTCGTCGTCGGCGGTGGATTCGCAGGTATCGAGACCATTGCCGAGATCGAGGATCTGGCACGGGCCACAGTCGCGAAAAACGATCGGTTGACGCACGAAGATCTGCGCTTCGTTCTCGTTGAGGCCATGGGCCGAATCATGCCTGAGGTCACCGAAGAGCAGGCTCTCTGGGTCGTCGATCACCTCCGTTCACGCGGCATTCAGGTGCTGCTCAATACCTCGCTTGCCAACGCCGAGGGCGGGCTGCTGCAACTGATCAACATGCCGGACAAGTCTGCGGCGGATGAATTCGAGGCGGATACTCTGATCTGGACAGCCGGAGTCCAGGCAAACCCGATGGTCCGGTTCACAGATTTCCCCATCGATGACCGCGGACGTGTCCGTGCCAACGCTGAACTGCGGATTACGGGCGACGACGGACCCATTGACGGCGCTTGGGCGGCCGGAGACGTTTCCGCCGTTCCTGATCTGTCCGGAGGCGGCGTGGGCGGATTCTGTGTTCCGAATGCTCAGCACGCGGTGCGTCAGGCCAAGCGCCTCGCCGCAAACCTCTATGCCGAGCGCTATGGCGTGGGCAGGGTGGCTGAGTACAAGCACAAGAACCTCGGCGCGGTAGCTGGGTTCGGAGTGTACAAGGGCGTGGCCAACATCATGGGCCTCAAGCTTCGGGGTGTCCTCGCCTGGGCCGCACACCGCGGCTACCACGGCATGGCTATGCCCACTTTTGAGCGGAAGTTCCGCGTGCTGTCAGGCTGGTTCTCCAGCTTACTTTTCCGTCGCGACACCACGCAGCTCATGGACCTGCAGACGCCACGCCGCCAATTTGAAGAGGCAGCTACTCCCAAACCCAAGCCAGCCGCTCAGGAAGCTCCTGCCACCGCGCAGGATTCTGCTGACAACCGGACGGCCGAGAAGCAGCCCGCGAACTAG
- a CDS encoding Bax inhibitor-1/YccA family membrane protein yields the protein MATGSNPVFNGKNFRAQTRGGNYSQGGVAQGAPESMSAQQLQDMYNGPSAGPTDTGRMTFDDVIVKTLACLGMVLVGAAIPAFIVPQFATVLMIVGVVGGLVLGLVNAFKREPVPALILAYAGLEGLFLGALTMFLEAQFPNIALQAIIGTLSVFGVTLLLFRSGKVRATPKAMKFFMIAIIGYGVFSLVNMGLMIFGGVSDPWGIRGMDIPGTNIPFGVVIGLFAIGLAAFSLIIDFTSISAGVKNGAPRRYSWTAAFGLTVTLVWLYVEILRLLAIIRGND from the coding sequence ATGGCAACTGGCAGTAACCCTGTCTTCAACGGCAAGAACTTCCGTGCCCAGACCCGGGGCGGAAACTACTCTCAGGGCGGTGTGGCTCAGGGTGCACCTGAATCCATGTCGGCACAGCAATTGCAGGACATGTACAACGGGCCGTCAGCAGGCCCAACTGACACTGGCCGCATGACGTTCGACGACGTCATCGTCAAGACGCTGGCATGCCTCGGCATGGTACTCGTCGGTGCGGCCATCCCGGCGTTCATTGTGCCGCAATTTGCAACGGTACTCATGATCGTTGGGGTTGTCGGCGGACTTGTGCTGGGCCTCGTCAATGCTTTCAAGCGCGAGCCCGTGCCTGCACTGATTCTGGCCTACGCCGGTTTGGAAGGCCTCTTCCTTGGTGCACTGACCATGTTCCTTGAGGCACAGTTCCCCAACATTGCTCTGCAGGCGATCATTGGTACCCTCTCCGTTTTTGGTGTCACTCTGCTGCTGTTCCGCAGTGGCAAGGTGCGGGCTACCCCCAAGGCCATGAAATTCTTCATGATCGCCATCATCGGCTACGGGGTCTTCAGTCTCGTCAATATGGGGCTCATGATCTTTGGCGGCGTTAGTGACCCATGGGGCATCCGTGGCATGGATATACCGGGCACCAACATTCCGTTCGGTGTTGTGATCGGCTTATTCGCGATCGGTCTTGCGGCGTTCTCTCTGATCATTGATTTCACGTCGATCTCTGCCGGTGTCAAGAACGGAGCCCCGCGGCGCTACTCCTGGACGGCGGCCTTCGGACTGACGGTCACGCTGGTCTGGCTGTACGTTGAGATTCTGCGGCTCCTAGCCATCATCCGCGGCAACGACTAG
- a CDS encoding AI-2E family transporter, translated as MAKASSENASEDVPYALRVSAAWAWRLGLILVVSGILIWLLSKVSLIIIPLMVAGLLAGLLSPVTEAMRRNRVPGSLAVTITVLGFLGIIVGGLSLVGQELVRGFSDLRDEAIEGVNKVERWLSDGPLHLTTDQIGNYAKDIGEAAQSNSSTIVSGALSFGSTAGQLAAGSLLTVFALIFFLLEGNRIWGFAVGLMPRKARAATDGAGRKGWVSMVHYVRTQIFVAFVDAVGIGAGAAIIGVPLALPLSVLVFIGSFIPIVGALFTGFLVVVLALVANGWVNALIMLAIVLVVQQIEGHILQPLVIGKAVALHPLAVVLAVAAGSLLAGIPGALFSVPLLAIVNTMVRYIATRQWESDPALGAPPSRAELIQDNHNEATP; from the coding sequence ATGGCCAAGGCATCTTCGGAGAACGCGTCGGAGGATGTGCCATATGCGCTTCGTGTTTCCGCCGCGTGGGCATGGCGCCTCGGTCTGATTCTCGTGGTCTCCGGGATCCTCATCTGGTTGCTCAGCAAGGTCTCGCTGATCATCATTCCACTCATGGTCGCTGGGCTACTGGCGGGTCTGCTGTCCCCGGTGACGGAAGCGATGCGCAGAAACCGTGTACCCGGCTCCCTGGCTGTCACCATCACGGTCCTGGGATTTCTCGGCATCATCGTGGGCGGATTATCGCTCGTGGGGCAAGAACTGGTCCGTGGATTCTCCGACCTCAGAGACGAGGCGATTGAGGGCGTCAACAAAGTTGAACGCTGGCTATCTGATGGCCCGCTGCATCTCACCACCGACCAGATCGGCAATTACGCCAAGGACATCGGAGAGGCCGCCCAATCGAACAGCAGCACTATTGTCTCCGGTGCACTCTCTTTTGGAAGTACTGCCGGCCAGTTAGCAGCGGGCTCACTGCTCACCGTGTTTGCGCTGATCTTCTTTCTGCTTGAAGGAAACCGGATCTGGGGTTTCGCCGTCGGACTCATGCCGCGAAAAGCACGAGCAGCCACTGACGGTGCAGGACGCAAAGGCTGGGTGTCCATGGTGCACTACGTTCGCACTCAGATATTTGTGGCGTTCGTCGACGCCGTAGGTATCGGGGCGGGCGCGGCAATCATTGGTGTCCCGCTCGCGCTTCCACTATCCGTGCTGGTCTTTATCGGCTCTTTCATCCCCATCGTCGGTGCCCTCTTCACCGGTTTTCTCGTCGTCGTACTGGCCCTGGTGGCGAACGGCTGGGTCAACGCACTGATCATGCTTGCGATAGTTTTGGTGGTACAGCAGATCGAGGGCCACATCCTTCAGCCACTCGTGATCGGTAAGGCCGTTGCGCTCCACCCACTCGCAGTCGTCCTTGCCGTAGCCGCCGGGTCCCTCCTTGCAGGAATCCCCGGGGCACTCTTCTCGGTACCATTGTTGGCAATCGTCAACACCATGGTCCGGTACATCGCAACCCGCCAGTGGGAATCTGATCCCGCGCTGGGTGCGCCGCCGAGCAGAGCCGAACTCATACAGGACAATCACAACGAGGCCACACCATGA